The following DNA comes from Bradyrhizobium sp. SK17.
TCGGCATCAACCACGGGCCGCTGTTTCCGGAGAAGGAACTCGGCTGGCTGCTCTATGACGGGCACGAGGGGCACGGTTATGCCACGGAGGCCGCGGTCGCGCTGCGCGACTGGGCGTTCGCGACATTGAAGCTTTCGACGCTGGTCAGCTATATGGCGCCGGACAACGCGATGTCGGCCGCTGTGGCGAAGCGATTGGGCGGTGTGCTCGATCCGTCGGCGCCGCGCGAGGACCCCGACGATCTCGTCTATCGCTATCGGGCGGGCTGAGCGATCAGTTCGGCCATCCCGGCACGTTGTGCAGCTCGTCGGGCTTGCGCGTCACGAAAGCCGCGACGGTGCGCATCAATAATGACCCGCTAGCTTCTCGTGCGCGACCCGATATCCTAAGCGATATGGAAATCATTCGCGCGGACGCGCTCCCGGGATCGGCTGAGGAAGTCGATTTTTCCTTCGAGATTGATAGCATCATCGTAGAGCCGTTCGATGCGGTGCCGTTGCGTGTCGAACCACTCTCGCAAAGGCGCAAAGCCTATGGGCTGGACGATGCGCTGTTTGAACGATGCGACGGTACCGACAAGGTGCTGTTCCTGGCAAACGAGGCGGGAAATCTCGCTGGATACATTACCGCGAGCCGAGGATGGAACGGCTGCGCCGTGGTCGATGATTTTGCAGTGGCCCGATCATTTCGCCGACGAGGATTGGCGACCGCGTTGATGGATCGGATTGCCGATTGGGCGCGTGACAAAGGGCTGGGAGCGATCCGGTTGGAGACCCAATCCAACAATGTCGCAGCTTGCAGCTTCTATCAGCGCTATGGCTTTGTCCTCGGCGGCTACGATCGATTTCTCTATCGCGAGCTGGGCTCGGACACGGCCGAGGAGGTGGCACTCTTCTGGTATCTTGATACTCGCCCCCGCTAGCTGGGTGACAACCTCCCTGCCGAATGGGTTATCGAGGGAGTGAAGGGCGTTCCGCTCCAGGTCGAAGGCCATTCGGCTTACGCCGGATCGGCAAGCGTGGCGGATCGTGCGCTGATCGGCGCCAAGGGAAAACCCCGACGATCTCGTCTATCGCTATCGGGGGCGCTGAGCGATCAGTTCGGCCGTCCCGGCACGTTGTGCAGCTTGTCGGGATTGCGGGTCACATAAACCGCGACGATCCGTTCGTGCTCGAACTGCAACGCGGTCGTTTGAACGAGGTCGTCCTCCATCGTGACGAAGCCGGGCAATCCGTTGATGGTCGCGTAGCGGATCAAGCGCGACGGATGCACGGCGAACAGGCGGGCGAGCCCCGCGAAGCGCTCCATCGCCGCGTCGAGCCCGACCAGAGGTTGGGTCGGTGCCGGCACCCGGCCGCCGCCATCGGCATAGACCACGACATCCTCGGCGAGCATCGCGCGCAGCGCGGCGAGGTCGCCGGTCCGCGTCGCCGTGAAGAAGGCATTGGCGAGCCGCAGGCCTTCTTCCCGAAAGCTCGGAGCACGTCTGTGGCAGGATCAGTACGGCATCCTGTAGGTGAGCGTCGTTCAATGGCCGTCTTGAAGCGCGGAGTCAGTCGCGCGCAGGCAGTCGTGGGCGATCGGCTCTATCTGGACATTCGTCACTAGCTTGCGCGGCTCGGCGTATCCATCGTTTTCCGCGAAAGGCTGCCCCAGGATCCCCTGATCGGGAGCCAGAGGGCACCATCAAAATCGCGCGGAAGTGAAGCCCGCCGTTATACGAGCTGGCCACCCATGTGTTGCATCAATACAACGATTAGACGAATTACCATGTTCCTGCAATCAATGCATGTTGCTCGTGCAGGTAGACAGGTGTTTCATAGCAACCGTATTTCAACCCGGCAATAACAACAAAAAGAATACTTCACGCATTTCAGCGGGGGCAATCAATGTCCGCGACACGAGTCGTTTTTGCTTTTTTTAGTGCTCTGGCCCTATCTTCATGCGGAACGTACGCACCACCAATTCAAGAGTATGGTGGGGACAGTCAATTGCTAGTGCAAGCAATTGTCACCAGCGTGCACTGCGAACTTACCAAGGCGATCCAACAGCTCTATTTCAAGGCTCGCACATACAAGGATGCGAGGCCCTTAGCCGCCACCATGAGCACTTGGGGCGCTCAGATGGCTCTATCCTTGAAAACAGAGGAGAAGAGTGGTCTCAATCCGACTGTGCTGTGGACACCAATAAGCCCACCATCATCGATATTCACGCTCGGCGCGTCAGCGACGCTCTCGGCGGACGCGATAAAGACGGCTGCTCTGAATTACTACTATACGATACCTGACCTTCTCAAACGAGGGCCGTGCCAGACAGGTGTGCAGCCTAAGGGGACCGCTCCGTCACTCCTTATTCAAAACGATCTTGGCTTCGGCGACTGGCTGTTTGATCAGCTACCGCTCTCCGCAACGGAAGAAGTCGCGTATCCACTTCTGCAAGCGGCCCGTTGAAGCAAAACGTCCTTCAGTTCCATATAATATTCGAAGTAGTGACCTCTGGTAACATCACCCCGGCATGGAAGCTCATCCGCGTAGGGGTGAATCAAAGCGGTACATTTGCGAGTGCCAGCAGGGATCGCACGCATGATCTGCTCATTACACTGGGACCGGGCGATAGCTCGGGATTGAAGGGAGCCGCGAAAGATTCGCATTTGGCTCAAGAGATTGGGTTGGCCGTTCGAAACAATAGTTTCAATCCTGGCCTTTAAAGGGGGCGCCTATGGCTAAAAGGCAAGCAAAGAAGGCCGCAACAAAGAAACGCACAGCGAAGAAAGCAGCTGCCACGAGAGCAGCTTTCGAACCCGTTGCCGCAATGCTCAATGCATCGTCCCGTGGAAGCCATCCTGACCGGCGACTGCCATGCTGGAACGATGATACCCACGAAATCCTATGCAAATGGAACGACGCGGCCAATGAGTACCGCTGTGACAAGGTGCCAACTGGAGGCGACTTTGAAGACGCCTAATCGATGTTTGCCGTGCGAGGCATTTGTCGCGTGAACGCAACTCGCTTTGACCTGACAGCCATCGGTGATGGAGATCGATCGCTGTGCGCCGTGTGGAGGCTCATTGCGTTTCGTGCGTTAACGCGGCCTCGCGAGATGTAGGATCAGTTCCGCCATCCCGTCACATCAGGCACGTTGTGCAGCTTGTCGGGATTGCGGGTCACATAAACCGCGACGATCCGTTCGTGCTCGAACTGCAACGCGGTCGTTTGAACGAGGTCGTCCTCCATCGTGATGAAGCCGGGCAATCCGTTGATGGTTGCGTAGCGGATCAAGCGTGAGGGATGC
Coding sequences within:
- a CDS encoding GNAT family N-acetyltransferase, with the protein product MTPDIPTISTARLTLRPQVAADFPAYLAFLASPRSAGMGGPFDVRAAWGMFCHDLACWRLFGHGALMIELTASKQCIGQVGINHGPLFPEKELGWLLYDGHEGHGYATEAAVALRDWAFATLKLSTLVSYMAPDNAMSAAVAKRLGGVLDPSAPREDPDDLVYRYRAG
- a CDS encoding GNAT family N-acetyltransferase; protein product: MRVTKAATVRINNDPLASRARPDILSDMEIIRADALPGSAEEVDFSFEIDSIIVEPFDAVPLRVEPLSQRRKAYGLDDALFERCDGTDKVLFLANEAGNLAGYITASRGWNGCAVVDDFAVARSFRRRGLATALMDRIADWARDKGLGAIRLETQSNNVAACSFYQRYGFVLGGYDRFLYRELGSDTAEEVALFWYLDTRPR